In a single window of the Zea mays cultivar B73 chromosome 5, Zm-B73-REFERENCE-NAM-5.0, whole genome shotgun sequence genome:
- the LOC606476 gene encoding adenosine 5'-phosphosulfate reductase-like 4 precursor, whose amino-acid sequence MARRLPLWTALLLPFLLTGVGTAAAASPPHDECPVPTIVESVLGTRDTCSTLDLGNPVGVVEGDEFTLATAVNLLHANKDDYIAVLFYASWCPFSQECKPNFETLASLFPTIRHFAFEESAIRPSIISRYGIHGFPTLFLLNSTMRVRYHGPRTVKPLAAFYTDVSGINASVNVKSTAGETMVHPLHDIERQKDAEQENCPFWWARSPEKILQQDTYLALATAFVILRLLYRLFPKIDSFARWAWRRHNLFANLMGAHEYFLTYLEQGRQKFHRLYPSSSKRGNLQEGAMNATAWASKSLASVSIGEPSAIGRTNSTSELR is encoded by the exons ATGGCGCGGCGACTGCCGTTGTGGACAGCGCTGCTCCTCCCCTTCCTCCTCACCGGCGTTGGTACCGCCGCCGCCGCATCCCCGCCCCACGATGAGTGCCCGGTGCCTACTATCGTGGAATCCGTTCTTGGTACTCGAGACACGTGCTCGACGCTGGATCTTGGCAACCCGGTCGGCGTCGTGGAG GGGGATGAGTTCACCTTAGCAACGGCAGTTAATCTTCTTCATGCAAACAAGGATGACTATATTGCTGTACTTTTCTATGCCTCGTGGTGCCCATTCTCACAAGAATGCAAACCAAATTTCGAGACACTGGCCTCCTTATTCCCAACCATTAGACATTTTGCATTTGAGGAATCTGCAATTAGGCCAAG CATAATTTCAAGATACGGCATCCATGGTTTCCCAACACTCTTTCTCTTGAATTCAACCATGAGAGTACGGTATCATGGACCAAGGACTGTTAAACCACTTGCAGCTTTCTATACTGATGTCTCAG GTATCAATGCCTCGGTCAATGTCAAGTCAACTGCAGGGGAGACCATGGTACATCCCTTGCACGATATTGAGCGGCAAAAGGATGCTGAACAGGAAAATTGCCCGTTTTGGTGGGCTCGGTCGCCAGAGAAAATACTTCAGCAGGATACTTATCTAGCATTGGCGACCGCATTTGTTATTTTGAGGCTGCTGTATCGTCTTTTTCCAAAGATTGATTCCTTTGCTAGATGGGCATGGAGGAGGCATAATCTGTTTGCAAACTTGATGGGGGCACATGAATATTTCCTCACCTACCTTGAGCAAGGAAGACAGAAGTTTCATCGGCTATACCCTTCAAGTTCGAAGCGAGGAAATCTGCAGGAGGGGGCAATGAACGCTACCGCTTGGGCCTCCAAATCATTAGCATCTGTTTCGATTGGAGAACCAAGTGCGATTGGAAGGACAAACTCTACCAGTGAGCTTAGATGA
- the LOC103627760 gene encoding probable pectin methyltransferase QUA2 yields MSRPLYRGVSGIGGKLAAADEAYYDPKEPSENGIGGGFGRGGARKRHLAAAAVKIGVLLLLAAALVGSVAWAGTLYAGRGAAARAAAAAAHRGYRRLQEQLVTDLLDIGELAGGGVRAKEAEVCPPEYDNYVPCYYNITDAVDVSDLGAGVVISYDRQCTRDGRVTCLVAPPRSYRVPVRWPSGKGFIWKDNVRISGQEFSSGSLFKRMMVEEDQISFPSDAHMADGVEDYAHQIAEMIGLRNEFNFNEAGVRTVLDIECGFGTFGAHLFERDLLTMCIANYEASGSQVQITLERGIPAMIGSFATKQLPYPYLSFDMVHCAKCNIEWYKNDGIFLVEVNRLLRPGGYFVWTSNLNTHRALRDKENQKKWTAIRDYAEGLCWEMLSQQDETIVWKKTNKRECYKSRKFGPELCGHDPESPYYQPLSPCISGTRSQRWIPIEHRTTWPSQARQNSTELDIHGVHSEVFADDNSSWDSMVRNYWSLLSPLIFSDHPKRPGDEDPQPPFNMLRNVLDMNAHFGGFNAALLKSGKSVWVMNVVPTNAPNYLPLIFDRGFIGVQHDWCDAFATYPRTYDMVHADGFLSLEKTHKHRCSTLDIFLEVDRILRPEGWVIIRDTAPLIEAARSVVTQLRWDARILDLDIASDEKLLVCQKPFLRK; encoded by the exons ATGTCGCGGCCGCTGTACAGGGGCGTGTCGGGGATCGGCGGCAAGCTGGCGGCGGCGGACGAGGCGTACTACGACCCCAAGGAGCCCAGCGAGAACGGCATTGGCGGGGGCTTCGGCCGGGGCGGCGCGCGGAAGCGGCACCTCGCGGCCGCGGCGGTGAAGATCGGGGTCCTGCTGCtgctggcggcggcgctcgtGGGCTCGGTCGCGTGGGCGGGGACGCTCTACGCGGggcgcggcgcggcggcgcgcgcgGCCGCAGCCGCCGCGCACCGCGGGTACCGGCGGCTGCAGGAGCAGCTGGTCACGGACCTGCTCGACATCGGCGAGCTCGCGGGCGGCGGCGTCCGCGCCAAGGAGGCGGAGGTGTGCCCGCCCGAGTACGACAACTACGTGCCCTGCTACTACAACATCACGGACGCCGTCGACGTCTCGGATCTGGGGGCCGGCGTCGTCATAAGCTACGACCGCCAGTGCACGCGCGACGGCAGGGTCACTTGCCTCGTCGCGCCGCCGCGGAGCTACCGGGTTCCCGTGCGATGGCCCAGCGGCAAGGGCTTCATCTGGAAGGACAACGTGCGGATCAGCGGGCAGGAGTTCTCGTCCGGAAGCCTGTTCAAGAG GATGATGGTGGAGGAGGACCAGATCTCGTTCCCGTCGGACGCGCACATGGCCGACGGTGTGGAGGATTATGCCCATCAAATCGCTGAGATGATTGGGTTGCGGAATGAATTCAATTTCAATGAGGCTGGG GTTAGGACAGTCCTTGACATAGAATGTGGATTTGGTACCTTTGGGGCGCATCTTTTTGAGAGAGATCTCTTGACCATGTGCATTGCTAACTATGAAGCATCAGGTAGCCAAGTCCAAATTACACTGGAGAGAGGCATTCCTGCAATGATTGGTTCATTTGCAACGAAGCAGCTTCCGTATCCCTATCTTTCCTTTGATATGGTGCATTGTGCTAAATGCAATATTGAATGGTACAAAAATG ATGGCATTTTCTTGGTTGAAGTGAACAGGCTTTTGAGGCCTGGTGGATATTTTGTATGGACATCGAATTTGAATACACATAGGGCCTTGCGAGACAAAGAAAACCAAAAGAAATGGACAGCCATTCGTGACTACGCTGAGGGCCTTTGTTGGGAGATGCTGTCACAACAAGATGAGACAATTGTATGGAAAAAGACGAATAAAAGGGAATGTTACAAATCAAG AAAATTTGGGCCTGAGCTATGTGGCCATGATCCAGAATCACCATACTACCAACCACTAAGCCCCTGCATATCAGGCACAAGAAGTCAGCGTTGGATCCCCATTGAACACCGTACCACCTGGCCATCTCAGGCTAGGCAAAACTCAACAGAACTGGACATACATG GTGTGCATTCAGAAGTCTTCGCTGATGATAATTCAAGCTGGGACTCCATGGTGCGAAACTACTGGTCTTTGCTATCCCCACTTATATTTTCAGACCATCCAAAGAGACCTGGTGATGAAGACCCACAACCACCATTTAACATGCTAAGGAATGTTTTAGATATGAATGCTCATTTTGGTGGATTTAATGCTGCTTTACTGAAGTCTGGAAAGTCTGTATGGGTGATGAATGTTGTTCCTACAAATGCCCCAAATTATCTACCACTAATATTTGACCGTGGTTTTATTGGGGTTCAACATGATTG GTGTGACGCATTTGCAACTTACCCAAGAACATATGATATGGTGCATGCTGATGGCTTTCTATCACTTGAGAAGACCCACAAGCATAGATGTTCTACTCTTGACATATTCTTGGAAGTTGATCGCATCCTACGACCAGAG GGCTGGGTCATAATCCGTGACACCGCCCCTCTTATTGAAGCGGCAAGATCTGTTGTTACTCAACTCAGATGGGATGCCCGTATTTTAGATCTTGACATAGCTAGTGATGAAAAGCTACTCGTCTGTCAGAAGCCCTTTCTCAGAAAATAA